One genomic region from Haloprofundus salinisoli encodes:
- a CDS encoding redox-regulated ATPase YchF, with amino-acid sequence MSYKIGLVGKPSVGKSSFFNAATMNDVPEGAYPFTTIDPSIGEAYVRVDCAAPEFDETCTPNVGFCSHGTRYVPAKLVDVAGLIPGAHEGKGLGNQFLTDLNEADVLVHVVDFSGETDIEGEATEGHDPRDDIDFLEDELDMWYLEILEKGIERYHSGYDGDEKHVEEDLAEQMSAFKIDKDRMKQVILAEGLELDPETWDEADRESLAREIRKRTKPMVIAANKMDKPVAQENYEEIAADPDYDHLTFVPASAHAEKALKNADEAGVVEYDAGDSSFEIVGDVSEEQEAGLEQVRTFVEEYDGTGVQAALEAALFDELGCIAIFPGSANGKKDEKGVFRDCFILPEESTTEDFAYHLHSDIGDGLLHGIDCRSGRQIGSGHELGHRDVVEILTTN; translated from the coding sequence ATGAGTTACAAGATCGGTCTCGTGGGCAAGCCCTCGGTGGGCAAATCCAGTTTCTTCAACGCGGCGACGATGAACGACGTGCCGGAGGGCGCGTACCCCTTCACGACCATCGACCCGAGCATCGGAGAGGCGTACGTCCGCGTCGATTGCGCGGCTCCGGAGTTCGACGAGACGTGTACGCCGAACGTCGGCTTCTGTAGCCACGGCACCCGCTACGTTCCGGCGAAACTCGTCGACGTGGCCGGACTCATTCCCGGCGCTCACGAGGGGAAGGGCCTCGGCAACCAGTTCCTCACCGACCTCAACGAGGCGGACGTGCTCGTCCACGTCGTCGACTTCTCCGGCGAGACGGACATCGAAGGCGAGGCGACGGAGGGCCACGACCCCCGCGACGACATCGATTTCCTGGAAGACGAACTCGACATGTGGTATCTCGAAATCCTGGAAAAGGGCATCGAGCGCTACCACAGCGGCTACGACGGCGACGAGAAGCACGTCGAAGAGGACCTCGCAGAGCAGATGAGCGCGTTCAAAATCGACAAGGACCGGATGAAGCAGGTCATCCTCGCGGAGGGACTCGAACTTGACCCCGAGACGTGGGACGAGGCGGACCGCGAGTCGCTGGCGCGCGAGATTCGCAAGCGGACGAAACCGATGGTCATCGCGGCGAACAAGATGGACAAACCCGTCGCCCAGGAGAACTACGAGGAGATCGCCGCCGACCCCGACTACGACCACCTCACGTTCGTTCCCGCGAGCGCGCACGCGGAGAAGGCGCTGAAGAACGCCGACGAGGCGGGCGTCGTCGAGTACGACGCGGGCGACTCCTCGTTCGAAATCGTCGGCGACGTCTCCGAGGAACAGGAGGCGGGACTCGAACAGGTCCGAACGTTCGTCGAGGAGTACGACGGAACCGGCGTGCAGGCCGCGCTCGAAGCGGCGCTGTTCGACGAGCTCGGCTGTATCGCCATCTTCCCCGGCAGCGCCAACGGGAAGAAGGACGAGAAGGGCGTCTTCCGCGACTGCTTCATCCTCCCCGAGGAATCGACGACGGAGGACTTCGCCTACCACCTCCACTCCGATATCGGCGACGGACTGCTCCACGGCATCGACTGCCGTAGCGGCCGTCAGATCGGGTCGGGCCACGAGCTCGGTCACCGTGACGTAGTCGAGATCCTCACGACGAACTGA
- a CDS encoding TspO/MBR family protein, producing the protein MALETVASTLDLSADDRRGLAACIALCELAGVAPGALTREETTEWYPTLERPESTPPGWVFAPVWAFLYATMGVALYLVFRDDAGSLRGRQALWAFVGQLLLNVSWTLVFFGRRSILGGLVTIAALWLSVLTTLVAFARVNRRAALLLVPYFLWVSFATVLNARLWRLNRS; encoded by the coding sequence ATGGCTCTGGAGACGGTTGCATCCACACTCGACCTCTCGGCGGACGACCGGAGGGGTCTCGCGGCGTGCATCGCCCTCTGCGAACTCGCCGGCGTCGCCCCCGGCGCGCTGACCCGCGAGGAGACCACCGAGTGGTATCCGACGCTCGAACGCCCCGAGTCGACGCCGCCGGGATGGGTGTTCGCCCCGGTCTGGGCGTTTCTGTACGCCACTATGGGCGTCGCGCTGTATCTGGTGTTCCGCGACGACGCCGGGTCGCTCCGCGGCCGACAGGCGCTGTGGGCGTTCGTCGGGCAGCTCCTACTCAACGTCTCGTGGACGCTGGTGTTCTTCGGACGACGGTCGATTCTCGGCGGGTTGGTCACCATCGCAGCTCTGTGGCTGTCGGTGCTAACGACGCTCGTGGCGTTCGCGCGCGTGAACAGACGCGCGGCGCTACTGCTCGTCCCGTACTTCCTCTGGGTGAGTTTTGCCACGGTGTTGAACGCCCGTCTCTGGCGACTGAACCGCTCGTGA
- a CDS encoding Cdc6/Cdc18 family protein gives MPDAGDDLFTREDPIFANKELLEISHLPGEGRIVGRDDEISDLATAVNPAIFGQSPSNVLIYGKTGTGKSLCAKYVSQRLVETASEEAVNATFAYVDCAQDTTETQAVQTIADSVNQSELTDIKVPDKGLSTATYYKRLWRILDVTYDVVLIILDEIDKLENDDILMQLSRAGEAGKIENCKLGVIGISNKIQYKDRMDERVKSSLCEREFVFPPYDANQLRDIMDARSDAFREGVLDPSTIPRAAALAAREHGDARKAIDILRYAGEIAQSNGAPTVKEIYVTQARERAETDRFRELIRGSTPHSRYVLQALAVLSLSNQRKDGFRTSRVYEIYESICRQEGSDSLSLRRVRDLLKEHAFLDIIEQSKHSGGSAEGSYTKHQLLENPEVVKEVLTENDDS, from the coding sequence ATGCCGGACGCAGGGGACGACCTCTTCACGCGTGAGGACCCGATATTCGCCAACAAAGAGTTACTCGAAATCAGCCACCTCCCGGGTGAGGGTCGTATCGTCGGCCGCGACGACGAGATTTCGGACCTCGCGACGGCAGTGAACCCCGCCATCTTCGGACAGAGTCCGAGCAACGTCCTCATCTACGGGAAGACGGGGACCGGAAAGTCGCTCTGCGCGAAGTACGTCTCCCAGCGACTCGTCGAGACCGCCAGCGAGGAGGCGGTCAACGCGACGTTCGCCTACGTCGACTGTGCGCAGGACACCACCGAGACCCAGGCCGTCCAGACTATCGCCGACAGCGTCAACCAGTCGGAGCTCACCGACATCAAAGTCCCCGACAAAGGACTCAGCACGGCGACGTACTACAAGCGCCTGTGGCGAATCTTGGACGTGACGTACGACGTCGTCCTCATCATCTTAGACGAGATCGACAAACTGGAGAACGACGATATCCTCATGCAACTCTCGCGCGCGGGCGAGGCCGGGAAGATCGAGAACTGCAAACTCGGCGTCATCGGCATCAGCAACAAGATACAGTACAAAGACCGGATGGACGAGCGGGTCAAGAGTAGTCTCTGCGAGCGCGAGTTCGTCTTCCCGCCGTACGACGCCAACCAGCTCCGGGATATCATGGACGCCCGCAGCGACGCGTTCCGCGAGGGCGTTCTCGACCCGTCGACGATACCGCGGGCTGCGGCGCTCGCGGCCCGCGAACACGGTGACGCGCGGAAGGCGATCGACATCCTCCGATACGCCGGCGAAATCGCGCAGTCGAACGGCGCACCGACGGTCAAAGAAATTTATGTCACGCAGGCGCGCGAGCGCGCGGAAACCGACCGGTTCCGCGAACTCATCCGGGGGTCGACGCCCCACTCGCGGTACGTGCTCCAGGCGCTCGCCGTGCTCTCGCTGTCGAACCAGCGAAAAGACGGCTTCCGGACCAGTCGGGTTTACGAGATCTACGAGAGCATCTGTCGCCAAGAGGGCTCCGACAGTCTCTCGCTCCGACGTGTGCGCGATTTGCTGAAAGAGCACGCATTTCTCGACATTATCGAACAGTCGAAACACAGCGGCGGAAGCGCAGAGGGGAGCTACACGAAACACCAACTGCTCGAGAATCCGGAAGTAGTCAAAGAAGTTCTGACCGAAAACGACGACTCGTAG
- a CDS encoding TATA-box-binding protein, protein MTTPADSIEIQNVVASTGIGQELDLEALAEDLPGADFNPDNFPGLVYRTQDPKAAALIFRSGKIVCTGAKSIDDVHEALGIIFEKLRELRIPVEESPEITVQNIVSSADLGHNLNLNALAIGLGLEDVEYEPEQFPGLVYRMDLPEVVILLFGSGKIVITGGKRTDDAETAVEEIVERIQNLGLLG, encoded by the coding sequence ATGACGACGCCGGCAGATTCAATCGAGATACAGAACGTAGTCGCATCGACTGGTATCGGACAAGAACTCGACCTGGAAGCGCTCGCGGAGGATCTTCCCGGGGCAGATTTCAATCCGGACAACTTCCCCGGCCTCGTCTATCGGACCCAAGACCCGAAGGCGGCCGCGCTCATCTTCCGTTCGGGGAAAATCGTCTGTACGGGTGCCAAGAGCATCGACGATGTCCACGAAGCGCTCGGGATAATCTTCGAGAAGCTCCGTGAACTGCGCATCCCCGTCGAAGAGAGCCCCGAGATCACCGTCCAGAACATCGTCTCCAGCGCTGACCTCGGTCACAATCTCAATCTCAACGCGCTCGCAATCGGTCTCGGCCTCGAAGACGTCGAGTACGAACCCGAGCAGTTCCCGGGACTCGTCTACCGGATGGATCTCCCGGAAGTCGTCATCCTCCTCTTCGGGAGCGGGAAAATCGTCATCACCGGCGGCAAGCGAACCGACGACGCCGAAACGGCCGTCGAAGAGATCGTCGAACGAATCCAGAATCTCGGTCTGCTCGGTTAA